The DNA segment gtgctgaaggacagccacggacgtcctgtgtgtgctgacggacacacaaagacgtcctgtgtgtgctgacggacacacagacgtcctgtgtgtactgaaaagacagcccacgtgggccaaaatcacccgaacagtccacaggaaaggccagcgtgctgattccaaggaccagcgtgctgatatgtgtacttatggacagccacagccgtcctgtgtgtgctgacggacacacacggacacacacagacagccacatacgacctgtgtgtgctggcggacacccacagacgtcctgtgtgtactgaacagacagcccacgtgggccaaaatcacccgaacagtccacgggaagggccagcgtgctgagtccaaggaccaacgtgctgatatgtgtattgatggacagccacggacgtcctatgtgtgctgacggacacagtcggacacagacggacacacacggacagccacggacgtccagtgtgtgctggcggacacccacggatgtcttgtgtgtactgaatagacagccacgtgggccaaaatcacccaaacagtccacgggaagcgccagcgtgctgagtccatggaccaacgtgctgatatgtgtaccgatGGACATCCACggaagtcttgtgtgtgctgatggacacagacggacacacacggacagccacaaacgtcctgtgtgtgctggtggacacccacagacgtcctttgtgtattgaacagacagcccacgtgggctaaaatcacccaaacagtccacgggaagggtcagcgtgctgagtccaaggaccaacgtgctgatatgtgtactgatggacagccacggacgtcctgtgtgtgctgacggacacacacggacagccacgtacgtcctgtgtatgctgaaggacagccgcggacgtcctgtgtgtgctgacggacacacagacgtcctgtgtgtactgaacagaccgcccacgtgggccaaaatcacccgaacagtccacaggaagggccagcgtgctgagtccaaggaccagcgtgctgatatgtatactaatggacagccacatacgtcatgtgtgtgctgacagacacacacggacacactcGAACAGCCTCAgatgacctgtgtgtgctggcagacacccacggacatcctctgtgtactgaacagacagcccacgtgggccaaaatcacccgaacagtccacgggaagggtcagcgtgctgaatccaaggaccaacgtgctgatacgtgtacagatggactgccacggacgtcctgtgtgtgctgacggacacacacggacagccacagacgtcctgtgtgtgctgacggacacacacggacgtcctgtgtgtgctgacggacacacacggacgtcctgtgtgtgctgatggacacccacggacgtcctatgtctactgaatagacagcccacatgggccaaaatcacctgaacagtccacgggaagggccagcgtgctgagtccaaggaccagcgtgctgatatgtgtactgatggacagccttggacgtcctgtgtgtttgacggacacacacggacagccacagacgttctgtgtgtgctaacggacaaccacagatgtcctgtgtgtgctggcagacacccacggacgtcctgtgtgtactgaacagacagcccacgttggccaaaataacccaaacagtccacgggaagggcctgcgtgctgagtccaaggaccaacgtgctgatatatgtattgatggacagccacagacgtcctatgtgtgctgactgacacagtCGGACACAGACgtacacacacgaacagccatggacgtcctgtgtgtgctggcggacacccacggacatcctgtgtgtactgaatagacagcccacgtgggccaaaatcacccaaacagtccacgggaagggccagcgtgctgagttcatggaccaacgtgctgatatgtgtaccgatGGACATCCATggaagtcttgtgtgtgctgatggacacagacggacacacacggacagccacaaacgtcctgtgtgtgctggcggacacccacagccGTCCtttgtgtattgaacagacagcccacgtgggccaaaatcacccaaacagtccacgggaagggtcagcgtgctgagtccaaggaccaacgtgctgatatgtgtactgatggacagccacggacgtcctgtgtgtgctgacggacacacacggacacacacggacagccacgtacgttcTGTGTATGCTGAAGGACAgccgcggacgtcctgtgtgtgctgacggacacacagacgtcctgtgtgtactgaacagaccgcccacgtgggccaaaataacccgaacagtccataggaagggccagcgtgctgagtccaaggaccagcgtgctgatatgtatactgatggacaaccacagaagtcatgtgtgtgctgagtccaaggaccaacgtgctgatatgtgtactgatagacagccacagacgtcctgtgtgtgctgacggacacactcggacagccacagatgtcctttgtgtgctggcggacacccacggatgtcctgtgggaagggtcagcgtgctgagtccaaggaccaacgtgctgatatgtgtactgatagacagccacagacgtcctgtgtgtgctgacggacacacacggacacacatggacagccacggacgtccgcaGCGTGGTgagggacacacacggacgtcctgtgtgtgctgacagacacccatggatgtcctgtgtgtactgaacagacagcccacgtgggccaaaatcacccgaacagtccatgggaagggccagcgtgctgagtccaaggatcagcgttctgatatgtgtactgatggacagccacagatgtcctgtgtgtgtgctgacggacacacacggacacacacagacagccacagacgtcctgcatgtactgacggacaggcacggacagccacggacgtcctgtgtgtgctgttggACACCAACtgttgtaggcacgggtcggagggtcgaacggacggacggacggactgactgatggccgttccgcggttcagtcttgcctcggatggatggtactggccggcttatctcttgcttgtgttcgaacctgaaacagataggaatcctttagtgagttttcaacaggaacaagaacagaaactagatatgattcttttggtttttatggaattggttgaatgaaatctaaaaacaaaagatagagaaaggagaagattggcggatgggatctgctgctggacgtatgtctctctcagcaaGATGCCTAGGTCGGACAGGAAGATAGGTATGGatccggctcttgctggacgtatgtctctctcaagattcggacaaggaatggaatggatcgaaggacgccacaaagaacaatggatcggctctttgatatgtcacacggctgctctcaatgtttcacacaactgaaagacttagggtttccttgctaaagcaaaaacgatttttcataaaaagacttagccgaaaagttggcagctacaagggtttaaatagatgttccttactggacttaaagattaaaaaggcctagacaaatggccaaagtcttaaccgaaataaaaataaagaaaacaatagaccggtcgcggtttgagatgtccggatcagaactcatagtatgcttgcttgttgcctcattaaaacctttcgggaaaacccagtgggacaaaacctcgataaggaaaaagagtacaacacatactactccttctgatggtcggctatatctctgaaccggaagcaagttggttggatggattgagtatgaaggtggaaatggtcaggccggcttcattctggccgatggaggagaactggctcgaatggacagggtctggaacctctagtggttcaccggtgtcttccagcttcaagtcagacaactcctggatcaatagttgcttgaacccggtttgttcctgtgcaagcaactcctggacagctttggcaaatccagctcttataactcttgaaccggaccttgtggtagggcctttgcggataatgggaacctcagtcgtgggtactacaacatcccctccctcttgaacaggttctgtcctcagaacatctccatcatctgcaaTATAAGGAGACAAATCAGATACATTGAACGTTCGGGAAACTTGGAACTCACCTGGCAGTTCTAGccggtaggcattgtcattgatccgatCGAGCACTCGGAATGGTCCATCTCCCCGTGGGGATAAtttgctcttcctctcttccGGAAACCGTTCTGGCCTCATGTGGAGCCACACCCAGTCGCCTGGCTGGAAGATAACTTCTGTGCGCCCCTTGTTGAGCTTAATCCGGTTCCTTTcagccttcttctccaaagtctccttgacttgccggtgcatgttctttacaaactcagcctttttgtcaccactctggctgACTTGCATGGCTGGGGGCAATGCGGCTAGGTCCATGGGCGTCTCTGGTCTAAAGCCGTACACGATCTCAAAAGGGGAGAGGTTAGTAATAGAGTGccttgcatggttataagcaaactcaatgaaAGGCAAACAACTCAGCCAGTTTTTAAGATTCTTACCCACCGTAGCCCTCAATAACtgagagagtgtacggtttactacctcggtctgtccatcagtctgtggatggcaagtggtcgagaaaAGGAGCTTGGTTCCAAGCTTTTTCCACAATGTCCTCCAGAAGTGGCTGAGAAATTTTGTGTCTCGGTCGGACACGATGGTACGAGGCACTCCATGTAAACGCACCActtccttgaagaagagatcagcGGTTTGGCTTGCGTCATTGGTTTTGGAACACGgaatgaagtgtgccatcttggagaacctgtccactacaacaaaaatagaatccttgtgttctatcttgggcaagcccagcacaaagtccatagacagATCGACCCACGGTGCAATAGGAATAGGTAAAGGCATGTGTAAACCATAAGGATGCGAcctggatttggttttgagacagacagtgcacTTGGAGCAAAGGCTCTCGACGTAGCGCCTCATCCggggccaatagaagtggtcgGACAGGACACTCAGAGTTTTGTCCCGATCGAAATGCCCCATCAATCCACCCCCATGAGCTTCTCTGGTCAGTAAATCTCGCATGGAACCATGAGGGATACACAGGCGTTTCTCCTTGAAGAGGAATCCGTCCTGCTGATAAATGGACCCATGGCTCCCTTAGCCGTGTTACTGTAAAGCTCAGAAAAATCAGGGTCAGTTTCATAAGATATTTTGAGTTGctcaaaacccatgatcttaGCCTCCATGGTGGTAATGAGTGTGTGGCGCCGGGATAGGGCGTCGGCCACTATGTTGTCCtttcccttcttgtacttgatcacataaggaaaggtttccacgaactccagccacctagcatgcctcttcttaagtgtggtctggcccctcaaatgcttaagagtctcatgatctgtatgaataataaactctttagacaaaagataatgttgccaagtttcaagcgaccttactagagcatatagctctttatcataggtggggtaattgagggcggctccactcaatttctcactGAAAAAGGCCACTGGCCGTCCTCCTTGGGTCAGCACGGCTCCTATTCCTGTCcctgaagcatcacactcaatctcaaaaggtttatCAAAGTTAGGAAGAGTTAGAACCGGTGCATGTGTCAAGCTATATTTAAGcctgttgaaagactcctcttgggcagggccccaagCAAAGGTTACATTTTTCTTGATCACGGAGGTCATTGGGGCGGCAATGGTACTGAAGTCCTTCACAAATCGTCGATAGAAACTGGCCAGTCCATGGAAGCTGCGGATATGTCCGATCGTGGTTGGAGTCGGCCAGTCTTGTAtcgccttgatcttctcttcatcaaccttcagtccctgtgaactcacaacaaagcctaaaaataccaaTTGATCAGTGcagaatacacatttcttaaggttagcataaaggccttcttgccttaaggctttcaaaacctgttctagGTGCCCCATGTGTTCAGTTAAAGACCTGCTGTaaatcaagatatcatcaaagtatacaaccacgaatttaccaatgtaaggtcggaggacctcattcatgagtctcatgaaggtgctaggggcgttggtaaggccaaacggcatcaccagccactcgtatagaccttgcttggtcttgaaggcggttttccactcatctccttccttcatgcggacttgatggtatccactcctgagatcaatcttagaaaacacaacagacccactcagttcatccaacatatcatctaatctaggtatagggtaccgatatttgatggttatgttgttgatggctcggcagtccacacacatgcgccatgacccatctttcttaggcactAGTAGGACCGGGACTGCACAGGGGCTAAGGCTCTCGCGGATGTAGCCTTTGTCCATGAGATCTTGGACCTGCCGTTCCAGCTCCTTAGCTTCCTCAGGGTTGACACGGTAAGCGGCTCGGTTTGGTAGTGGCGCGCCGGGTACAAGATCGATATGATGTTCTATGCCACGGATAGGGGGCAAACCGGCAGGGATCTCGTCAGGGAAGACATCCTTGTAACGTCCCATGAGGTCTTGTACTACGTCCGGTACTTCAGGAGCTtctaaacctgcaaaacaaccttccttaaagatcattagtagcacctgtgtctcACGTTGTAATGATTTAAGCACTTGTCCAGAAGTCATGTAAAGGTTAGTGTTACTTACCTGGCCGGACTGCGTCATTGCCTTCTGCATATCATGAACTTCTTGAGGGCTGAGAGGTgctaggctgtgcttcttgttgttgtggacgAAACTGTAGATGTTGGTGCGGCCATGGTGAAgtgtctccttgtcaaactgccatgGCCTTCCGAGAAGTATATGGCCGGCTTGCATGGGCACAACATCACACTTGACCTGGTCGTGGTACTTGCCAATACTGAAGGACACAACAACTTGTTCGGCAATCTTGAGctcagtctcatcattgagccatttgAGACGGTATGGTCGAGGATGGGCAGTTTTGATCAACCCTAGCTTATCAACAAGATACTTGCTAGCCACGTTAGTACAAGATCCGCCATCTATGATCAAACTACATACCTTGTGATCAACACTACATCTggtgtaagacccgaacctgacccttaggtcccactaggtccgtgccttacctaaaccatgtttctaagttccatcagttttaaagttccatattcactaagtcattttcgaaatcttgaggttcattcaatcaatgcacgaccagatagacaagagaaaacattcattgtataaatataaacatgtgatccatacaatcagtcagttgcacaataggctaagtcataagtcataatacaatactatcccataacccacacatccatccacagctaagtcctcacggttccttggccttgccacggtcctggtccgatcctgaaaccacaacacacacacaacacaacaacataagtacataacaaaccgataccctagtaagctcatctaacattgcatggtttggttcccttaaactaagttctctaagctaaccgatcagtcaacaaagcactcggccatactcaggacatcaactaagacatcccaaacaaccatttaacacacggccagactgatccaatgtgatctaacccatcaatcacactgaaccacaaacgaccaaggctaaatcccatttctggccatttttaatacatctccaaaaactaaataaaattcatgacaattactgataattcccaactaagaagaatccacaatcagattagacagaaccggcctccttcacctagaactcggccaaattccactaaaccggccataactgaccaccatcaaatcg comes from the Brassica napus cultivar Da-Ae unplaced genomic scaffold, Da-Ae ScsIHWf_122;HRSCAF=219, whole genome shotgun sequence genome and includes:
- the LOC125596542 gene encoding uncharacterized protein LOC125596542 yields the protein MMNSIFRDFLDEFVIIFIDDILVYSKTKEDHERHLRAVLGRLREQQLYAKLSKCSFWQRSVGFLGHIVSDQGVSVDPEKIKAIQEWPRPKSATEVRSFLGLAGYYRKFVKGFASLAQPMTQLTGKDVRFVWSEKCEECFSALKHMLTSAPVLVLPEADQPYVVYTDASITGLGCVLTQHGKVIAYASRQLRKHEGNYPTHDLEMAAVVFALKIWRSYLRWMEFVADYDLDIAYHPGKANLVADALSRRRAEVSAEREAEVLEGMVRTLHLNTLASEDEPLGLEAVNQADLLTRIRQAQSLDENLQKVALNDKTEYQVASDGTILVHGRISVPNVRELKEEIMSQSHKSKFSVHPGLNKIHLPLVEFAYNNSFHTSIGMSPYEALYGRPCRTPLCWTQVGERSMIGPEIVEETTEKIKFIRDKMKEAQDRHKSYADKRRKHVEFEVDDMVYLKMITFRGRKRVSGRGKLDPRYLDQDIVIPEIPSDLGTNLTLETRPVRIVDRMEKAMRNKTIQMVKVVWECSGQEQVTWETEMRMKADYPEWFGSYTRCSVDHKVCSLIIDGGSCTNVASKYLVDKLGLIKTAHPRPYRLKWLNDETELKIAEQVVVSFSIGKYHDQVKCDVVPMQAGHILLGRPWQFDKETLHHGRTNIYSFVHNNKKHSLAPLSPQEVHDMQKAMTQSGQVSNTNLYMTSGQVLKSLQRETQVLLMIFKEGCFAGLEAPEVPDVVQDLMGRYKDVFPDEIPAGLPPIRGIEHHIDLVPGAPLPNRAAYRVNPEEAKELERQVQDLMDKGYIRESLSPCAVPVLLVPKKDGSWRMCVDCRAINNITIKYRYPIPRLDDMLDELSGSVVFSKIDLRSGYHQVRMKEGDEWKTAFKTKQGLYEWLVMPFGLTNAPSTFMRLMNEVLRPYIGFVVSSQGLKVDEEKIKAIQDWPTPTTIGHIRSFHGLASFYRRFVKDFSTIAAPMTSVIKKNVTFAWGPAQEESFNRLKYSLTHAPVLTLPNFDKPFEIECDASGTGIGAVLTQGGRPVAFFSEKLSGAALNYPTYDKELYALVRSLETWQHYLLSKEFIIHTDHETLKHLRGQTTLKKRHARWLEFVETFPYVIKYKKGKDNIVADALSRRHTLITTMEAKIMGFEQLKISYETDPDFSELYSNTAKGAMGPFISRTDSSSRRNACVSLMVPCEIY